A region of the Anaerolineae bacterium genome:
TAAAGCCCGTGATCACTTAGCACAACGAGGCATTCATGAACAGACGATTCGTACCTTTCAGTTAGGATATGCGCTAGACGACTGGGAGGCCGGTCAGCGATATCTGCTTGATCTGGGATACGCGCTGGCAGATATCGTGCAGGCTGGGTTGGCCGTCGAACGGCAGGGTGGAGGTGGCTATTACGATCGCTTCCGAGGACGGCTGATTATCCCTATCTGCGATGTGCAAGGGCGCGTGGTCGGCTTTGGCGCTCGCGCCCTGGACGATGCCCTTCCGAAATATCTGAACTCGCCTCAGACGCCCATTTTCGACAAGGGGCACATCTTGTTTGGGCTGGACAAGGCCCGCCAGGCCATCCGGGCAGCCGATCTGGCTGTTATCGTAGAAGGCTACATGGACGTGATCACAGCGCATCAGTATGGGTACGCTAATGTCGTCGCCTCTATGGGCACTGCGTTGACTGAGCCACAACTGCGCCAACTGAAACGCTACACGCGTAACTTCACGCTAGCCCTCGATCCCGATGCAGCCGGGCAACAGGCCACGTTGCGGGGTCTGGAGCAGGCGCGTCAGGCCCTCGACCGCGAGATCGTCCCCGTCCTGACCCCGGCTGGGCTGGTCCGTTATGAACGCCGGCTGGAGGCGGAGCTGCGCATCCTCTCCCTGCCCGGCGCTCAAGACCCGGATGAGGTCATCCGCAGCGATCCCCAACGGTGGCCTGAGCTGGTGGAACAAGCGCTTCCCATCGTGGATTTCTACCTGGCGCGCGCGTTGGAAACGCATGACCTGAACAGCGCACATGGTAAAGCGGCGATTGTGGCTGAAATAGTGCCTCTGATCCGGGAGCTGGCCGATGACGTGATGCGCCATCACTACATCCAACTCTTGGCCCGACGAGTGCAGGTGGACGAGCGCATTATCGAGCGGCAGCTCGCGAGGCGGGGGAACGAAAGGGCGGACGTTCCTCGCCCTTCCATCTCCGTCGAGCCCGCCTGGCGGATCGGCCTGGAGGACTACTGCTTGGCTCGCATCCTCGCCCAACCAGAGGTGCTCCCGCTGGCCACAGCGGAGCTAGCCCAAGCCTCTCTAGCGCCGCTAGACGTCAACGACTACGAGCGGGCAGAGAACCGCGAGATCTTCGCCCGTTTGCAGGTGGCCGGCGACAGCCCAGATATGGCCGTTTTCGCTGAGCAAATCCCCGCTGTCCTGCAACCACATTGGGCCAAGCTGACTGAGGCGATCGCCAGGATGCCTACCTCATCTCCTGAACAAGCTGCCCGAGATCTGGTGAACGCGATCCTGTCGTTGCGTGTGGCGCGTATCCGCCGTTCACTAGATGAGCTGCAGAGGCTTCTCGCAGAGGCTCAAGCTGCTGGAGATTTGGAAGCTGCCCGCGCCTATGCGCAGATGGTGCATACCCGCACCCAAGAGCGCAAGCGCTTAGATGCCATCCGCCATCGGCGCACGATGGTGGGAAAGCGCACTTAATGGATTTCCTCTGCCCATGGGCGACGCGCTTTTCTTAGCAGTTGCGTATGGGCCGACCAATGTAGCGTGGATCGTCCTGCGAATATCTCTCTGGCGATGCTACACAGGCGATATAAGGGGATCAGCATGGCCTCTCAGAACAAGCAAACGGTGCGACGACCCAATGGAAAGCAACCTGCTAAGAAACGCCTTCCACGTCGCCATCCCATCCGTACCGGTAAAGCCCGTATGTCGATTCTGACCGGCTCCAGACTGAAGGACGTGGAGCCGGAGTGGTTTGCCCCAGTGGAGCCACTGCCGGACTACGGCGCGTTAGGCGACGAAGCGCTACTGGATGAGGAGAACAGCTTGTGGTGGAAAGAAGAAGACTCATTAAGCGAGTGGTTGGCAGCGGAGCTGGCGGGTGATCCCGTCCGCGTCTACTTACAGGAGATCGGGCGTCACCCGTTGCTCACGGCTGAA
Encoded here:
- the dnaG gene encoding DNA primase — encoded protein: MELLTAMNAVEEIKQRLDIVEVISTYVPLKRAGRHFKGLCPFHTERTPSFIVFPETGTWHCFGACGTGGDIFTFIMRRENLDFHEALQLLARRAGVELMPAQPREAEAERRNERLRAICSAAAAYYHRLLLEHPQAVKARDHLAQRGIHEQTIRTFQLGYALDDWEAGQRYLLDLGYALADIVQAGLAVERQGGGGYYDRFRGRLIIPICDVQGRVVGFGARALDDALPKYLNSPQTPIFDKGHILFGLDKARQAIRAADLAVIVEGYMDVITAHQYGYANVVASMGTALTEPQLRQLKRYTRNFTLALDPDAAGQQATLRGLEQARQALDREIVPVLTPAGLVRYERRLEAELRILSLPGAQDPDEVIRSDPQRWPELVEQALPIVDFYLARALETHDLNSAHGKAAIVAEIVPLIRELADDVMRHHYIQLLARRVQVDERIIERQLARRGNERADVPRPSISVEPAWRIGLEDYCLARILAQPEVLPLATAELAQASLAPLDVNDYERAENREIFARLQVAGDSPDMAVFAEQIPAVLQPHWAKLTEAIARMPTSSPEQAARDLVNAILSLRVARIRRSLDELQRLLAEAQAAGDLEAARAYAQMVHTRTQERKRLDAIRHRRTMVGKRT